From the genome of Spinacia oleracea cultivar Varoflay chromosome 2, BTI_SOV_V1, whole genome shotgun sequence, one region includes:
- the LOC110797761 gene encoding replication factor C subunit 3, producing the protein MAETISLMDVDEGDNDTIPKPLIKPNKGKNVVAPGDGRSTLWVEKYRPQSLADVAAHRDIIDTIDRLTSENKLPHLLLYGPPGTGKTSTILAVARKLYGNQFHNMILELNASDERGIDVVRQQIQDFASTQSFSFGSKAHVKLVLLDEADAMTKDAQFALRRVIEKYTKSTRFALICNNVNKVISALQSRCTRFRFAPLDSIHVNERLKHVIEAEGLDVTESGLAALVRLSTGDMRKALNILQSTHMASSQITEEAVYLCTGNPLPKDIEQISYWLLNEPFSTSFSRISEIKTRKGLALVDIIREVTMFVFRIRMPADVRVQLINDMADIEYRLSFGCSDKVQLGSLIASFTKARSALVAAAK; encoded by the exons ATGGCGGAAACAATCTCTCTCATGGACGTCGATGAGGGCGACAACGACACCATCCCCAAACCTTTAATCAAGCCTAACAAAGGCAAAAATGTCGTCGCTCCCGGCGACGGAAGATCCACCCTATGGGTCGAAAAGTACCGTCCTCAGTCCCTCGCCGACGTTGCGGCACATCGTGACATCATTGATACCA TTGACAGACTGACGAGCGAGAATAAATTGCCGCATTTGCTGCTTTACGGACCTCCAGGAACAGGGAAAACGTCGACAATTTTGGCGGTTGCGAGGAAGCTTTATGGGAATCAGTTCCATAACATGATTCTCGAGCTTAATGCTTCTGATGAACGCGGTATCGATGTTGTTCGTCAGCAAATTCAGGATTTTGCCAGCACACAGAGTTTCTCCTTTGG TTCAAAGGCACATGTGAAATTAGTTTTACTGGATGAAGCAGACGCGATGACAAAGGATGCACAGTTTGCTTTACGGCGAG TGATTGAGAAATACACAAAAAGCACGAGATTTGCGCTAATCTGTAACAACGTTAACAAGGTCATTTCAGCACTCCAGTCAAGATGCACTCGCTTCCGGTTTGCTCCCCTGGATTCTATCCATGTCAATGAGCGGCTTAAGCATGTTATAGAGGCTGAAGG GCTTGATGTAACTGAGTCAGGCTTAGCTGCACTTGTTCGGTTGAGTACTGGGGATATGCGAAAGGCTTTAAATATTTTACAG TCAACGCACATGGCGTCATCGCAAATAACAGAAGAAGCAGTTTACCTGTGCACCGGAAATCCTCTGCCTAAGGATATTGAGCAGATATCATACTGGCTTCTCAATGAGCCTTTTTCTACTAGCTTCAGCC GAATTTCTGAAATTAAGACCAGAAAAGGATTGGCGTTGGTAGACATCATAAGAGAAGTAACAAT GTTTGTTTTTAGAATCAGAATGCCGGCTGATGTTCGAGTTCAACTGATAAATGATATGGCTGATATAGA GTATAGACTAAGTTTTGGATGCAGTGACAAAGTTCAGCTTGGATCTCTTATTGCCTCATTCACAAAGGCTCGCTCTGCATTAGTCGCGGCTGCAAAGTAG